Proteins found in one Nitrosopumilus maritimus SCM1 genomic segment:
- a CDS encoding TlpA family protein disulfide reductase, with amino-acid sequence MSAVIGEKVPNFGVSDWVQGAPTNFDQEKDHIVLVEVFQVNCPGCFMHALPEAIEIYNKYKDDGVRVIGIATAFEDFDKNTLDNLKMLAETGEIVGETKSAFQMSGQLQEGDKLPYKIPFPLAMDNLVKTTGEISQEKIMEFIYPQIPEFDSQPEDYRNQIIQRVKDYMKSKEYSAETFEKFALRGTPSTILVDRKGVLRDVSFGQVGQAEAMIQKLLSED; translated from the coding sequence ATGAGCGCAGTAATTGGTGAAAAGGTACCAAATTTTGGAGTCTCAGATTGGGTCCAAGGTGCACCAACAAACTTTGACCAAGAAAAAGACCATATAGTTCTAGTAGAGGTATTCCAAGTAAACTGCCCAGGTTGTTTTATGCATGCCTTGCCTGAAGCAATTGAAATTTACAACAAATACAAAGATGATGGTGTAAGAGTAATTGGAATTGCTACTGCTTTTGAAGATTTTGATAAAAATACATTAGATAATTTGAAGATGTTAGCTGAGACAGGAGAAATAGTTGGAGAAACAAAAAGTGCATTCCAAATGAGCGGACAACTACAAGAAGGAGACAAGTTACCATACAAAATTCCATTTCCTTTAGCAATGGATAACCTGGTAAAGACAACAGGTGAAATAAGCCAAGAAAAAATTATGGAGTTTATCTATCCACAAATTCCAGAATTTGATTCACAACCAGAAGATTATAGAAATCAAATCATACAAAGAGTCAAAGACTATATGAAATCAAAAGAATACTCTGCTGAAACATTTGAAAAGTTTGCACTACGTGGAACCCCATCAACTATTCTAGTAGATAGAAAAGGAGTTCTAAGAGATGTTTCATTTGGTCAAGTTGGACAAGCAGAAGCAATGATTCAAAAATTACTTAGTGAAGATTAG
- a CDS encoding CFI-box-CTERM domain-containing protein yields MKVLFFIPLLLLLIISPVFGQLSDRTGLLTRLDVDTSGHTFEVVTVSNFDILDHEFNKNEKRLTIFINSGLEDNLGEVTIPKNLLGGNFTFQINDVESIQEYKSNERISFVTLNFTGIGNNKIDIIGTDALVGVKEIVEVVPNEKITHEEPGGGCLIATATFGSELAPQVQQLRELRDDKLLQIESGKSFMNSFNAFYYSFSPQMADYQRENPVFKEMVRIGITPMITTLSLMDFAETESEILSIGVSLIILNIGMYAGLPAIVILGIRKKSIF; encoded by the coding sequence TTGAAAGTACTATTTTTCATTCCGTTATTATTACTTCTAATAATATCTCCTGTGTTTGGCCAACTTTCTGATAGAACAGGATTGTTAACCCGTCTTGATGTTGATACAAGTGGTCACACTTTTGAAGTTGTTACTGTTTCAAATTTTGATATTTTAGATCATGAGTTTAACAAAAATGAAAAACGATTAACTATATTCATTAACAGTGGTCTGGAAGATAATCTAGGTGAGGTAACAATTCCTAAAAACCTCCTTGGTGGCAATTTTACTTTTCAGATAAATGATGTTGAATCTATTCAAGAATACAAATCAAATGAAAGGATTTCATTTGTTACTTTGAACTTTACTGGAATTGGTAACAACAAAATCGATATCATTGGAACAGATGCACTTGTTGGTGTAAAAGAGATTGTAGAAGTTGTTCCTAATGAAAAAATTACTCATGAAGAACCTGGCGGTGGATGTTTGATTGCAACTGCAACATTTGGTTCTGAGTTGGCACCTCAAGTGCAACAGTTACGAGAATTAAGAGATGATAAATTACTACAAATAGAATCTGGAAAATCTTTCATGAATTCATTTAACGCATTTTATTATTCATTTAGTCCTCAAATGGCAGACTATCAACGAGAAAATCCTGTATTCAAGGAGATGGTGAGAATAGGAATTACTCCTATGATCACTACTCTATCTTTGATGGATTTTGCAGAAACAGAATCTGAGATTCTGTCAATCGGCGTATCTTTGATAATTCTAAATATTGGAATGTATGCTGGATTGCCTGCAATTGTTATCTTGGGAATAAGAAAAAAATCTATTTTCTAA
- a CDS encoding plastocyanin/azurin family copper-binding protein yields MNFSYGIIAAVGILVAISVGLISMSPDEIIEPRTVEEQPIACTMQWDPMCGVDGETYGNSCMLDAANVKLDYVGECVIAEPEPEPIPEPEPEPEPIPEPEPEPEPIPEPEPEPEPIPEPEPEPEPIPEPEPEPETQSDLPMSLTISAPEGSGVPGCEETNECYLPYEATVAVGTTVTWSNDDTAAHTVTSGNVSAGPTGVFDSGLFMSGGTFEFTFEETGTYDYFCMVHPWMTGIIHVE; encoded by the coding sequence ATGAATTTTTCTTATGGAATTATAGCTGCAGTTGGAATTTTAGTTGCAATCTCAGTTGGATTAATTTCAATGTCTCCTGATGAGATTATTGAACCTAGAACAGTTGAAGAACAACCAATTGCTTGTACTATGCAATGGGATCCAATGTGTGGAGTTGATGGTGAAACTTACGGTAATTCTTGTATGTTGGATGCTGCTAATGTCAAACTAGATTATGTAGGTGAATGTGTTATCGCAGAGCCTGAGCCAGAACCAATTCCTGAACCAGAGCCTGAGCCAGAACCAATTCCTGAACCAGAGCCTGAGCCAGAACCAATTCCTGAACCAGAGCCTGAGCCAGAACCAATTCCTGAACCAGAGCCTGAGCCAGAACCAATTCCTGAACCAGAGCCTGAGCCAGAAACACAATCTGATTTACCAATGTCACTAACTATTTCTGCACCTGAAGGTTCAGGTGTTCCTGGATGTGAGGAAACTAATGAATGCTATTTACCTTATGAAGCAACTGTAGCAGTTGGTACAACCGTTACTTGGAGTAATGATGACACTGCAGCACATACTGTAACTAGTGGAAATGTAAGTGCAGGACCTACTGGAGTATTTGATTCAGGTTTGTTCATGTCTGGTGGAACTTTTGAATTCACATTTGAAGAAACAGGAACCTATGATTACTTTTGTATGGTTCATCCTTGGATGACTGGTATAATTCACGTGGAATAA
- a CDS encoding 50S ribosomal protein L15e, with translation MPSRQDQVWIRLWKENAPELRERVVGWRKQNAVTRIDKPSRIQRARRLGYKAKQGVIVVRMRVGTGGMRKQRPTGGRRPKHLGVTRIKADDNMKTVAERRVSERYPNMKLLGSYFIYKDGKHYWFEVILADPDHPRVAQDKELTKRISQTA, from the coding sequence ATGCCTAGTCGTCAAGACCAAGTATGGATCAGACTCTGGAAAGAAAACGCTCCAGAGCTACGTGAGCGTGTAGTTGGATGGCGTAAACAAAATGCAGTTACCCGAATTGACAAGCCTAGTAGAATTCAAAGGGCAAGAAGATTGGGATACAAAGCAAAACAAGGTGTTATTGTTGTTAGAATGCGAGTTGGTACTGGTGGCATGAGAAAGCAGAGACCTACTGGTGGTAGAAGACCAAAACATCTTGGTGTTACACGAATTAAGGCAGATGACAATATGAAAACTGTTGCTGAACGAAGAGTTAGTGAAAGATATCCAAACATGAAACTATTGGGTTCTTACTTTATCTACAAAGATGGTAAACACTACTGGTTTGAAGTAATCTTGGCAGACCCAGATCATCCAAGAGTTGCACAAGATAAAGAATTAACTAAACGTATTTCTCAAACAGCGTAA
- a CDS encoding HEAT repeat domain-containing protein yields MQVVTDDRLTLFAEMEKKYEQKDTEYFVKLLDHPDYVVRTRATCILVDFGGEDKVPYIAKVLKDDDNELVRHEAAFSLGQMCYSSSVPPLTDATLNDPSMFVRHEAAIALGVVGNKDAKDALEKALDDPDKPVVESAVVALSNIEFMEKLSMNEKFAKLTGG; encoded by the coding sequence TTGCAAGTAGTTACTGATGATCGATTGACTCTTTTTGCTGAAATGGAAAAAAAGTATGAGCAAAAGGATACTGAATACTTTGTAAAACTCTTAGATCATCCTGATTATGTGGTTAGAACCAGAGCTACGTGTATTTTAGTTGATTTTGGTGGAGAAGATAAAGTTCCCTATATTGCCAAAGTTTTGAAAGATGATGATAATGAATTGGTAAGACATGAAGCTGCCTTTTCTCTAGGCCAGATGTGTTATTCTAGTTCGGTCCCACCACTAACTGATGCAACTCTAAATGATCCTAGTATGTTTGTAAGACATGAAGCTGCAATTGCGTTGGGTGTTGTTGGCAATAAGGATGCAAAAGACGCATTGGAGAAGGCATTAGATGATCCTGATAAACCCGTAGTAGAATCTGCTGTTGTAGCTCTATCTAATATCGAATTTATGGAAAAGTTAAGTATGAACGAAAAGTTTGCAAAGTTAACAGGTGGATGA